One window of the Lemur catta isolate mLemCat1 chromosome 6, mLemCat1.pri, whole genome shotgun sequence genome contains the following:
- the LOC123639390 gene encoding translation machinery-associated protein 7, with product MSGREGGKKKPLKQPKKQAKEMDEEDKAFKQKQKEEQKKLEELKAKAAGKGPLATGGIKKSGKK from the coding sequence ATGTCCGGCCGCGAAGGTGGCAAGAAAAAGCCCCTGAAACAGCCCAAGAAGCAGGCCAAGGAGATGGACGAGGAAGATAAGGCGTTcaagcagaaacaaaaagaggAGCAGAAGAAACTCGAGGAGCTAAAAGCGAAGGCCGCGGGGAAGGGCCCCCTAGCTACAGGTGGAATTAAGAAATCTGGCAAAAAGTAA